In Pseudoalteromonas marina, a genomic segment contains:
- a CDS encoding GNAT family N-acetyltransferase, which produces MDIRTGELSNPHVIKLLQAHHNDMLKHSPVESVHALNVTKLTQPDITFYSLWIDNNLAGVGALKVLNATHGEIKSMRTSSNYLRQGIAAKLLTHIIEQATLRGYKKLSLETGTAKAFLPAQKLYVQFGFKECEPFGNYELDPYSLFMSKSV; this is translated from the coding sequence ATGGATATTAGAACAGGCGAGCTTTCAAACCCTCACGTTATAAAGCTACTACAAGCGCATCATAACGATATGCTAAAACACTCACCCGTTGAGAGCGTACATGCACTTAATGTAACTAAACTCACTCAGCCCGATATAACTTTTTATAGTTTATGGATTGATAATAATTTAGCGGGTGTTGGCGCATTAAAAGTGCTCAATGCCACGCATGGCGAAATTAAATCAATGCGCACCTCAAGCAACTATTTACGCCAAGGCATAGCCGCTAAGTTACTCACGCATATTATTGAGCAAGCAACACTGCGAGGCTATAAAAAACTTAGCTTAGAAACCGGCACTGCTAAGGCATTTTTACCCGCACAAAAGCTTTACGTCCAATTTGGTTTTAAAGAGTGCGAACCGTTTGGGAATTATGAACTAGATCCGTATAGCCTGTTTATGAGTAAATCGGTTTAA
- a CDS encoding NRAMP family divalent metal transporter, translated as MQQTHTSWKSHVGALGPGILMATAAIGGSHLVASTQAGALFGWQLFWLILAVNVLKYPFFRFGMEYTLATKNSLVEGYKNKGPVYFYSFIGLNILAAVVNTAGVLLLTASLLHYALPVVIEVTLLCWILLGVCLAILLLGHFKALDSVAKGIMGLLTLATVIALVIAFSNGPMAPADYVGPSPYELAMLSFMVALMGWMPAPIEISALSSLWLKEKQTQQVVTKSQGLFDFNVGYWLTACLALVFFSLGVLVQYGQSSSIELGGVAFAKQLIDMYALTIGEWARPLVSAIAFLCMFGTTLTVLDGYARTLNESHKLLGFGQSKHSLNIWLILQALAGMAVILFFKSALGPMLTFAMTLAFVTTPVFAWLNFSLVRSEPAIKHSVLLRSLTWLGLVYLVGFAVAFVAWKLAA; from the coding sequence ATGCAGCAAACACACACTTCTTGGAAATCTCACGTAGGCGCACTAGGCCCTGGTATTTTAATGGCAACCGCAGCAATTGGCGGGTCTCACTTAGTTGCATCTACTCAGGCTGGCGCGCTATTTGGCTGGCAACTATTTTGGTTAATACTGGCTGTTAACGTATTAAAATATCCGTTTTTTCGCTTTGGTATGGAATATACCTTAGCCACTAAAAACAGTTTAGTAGAAGGCTATAAAAACAAAGGCCCGGTGTATTTTTATAGTTTTATAGGCCTAAACATACTGGCAGCAGTTGTTAATACCGCAGGCGTATTACTACTTACCGCCAGCTTGCTGCATTACGCACTGCCTGTAGTGATAGAGGTAACCCTGCTATGTTGGATATTGCTCGGTGTTTGCTTAGCCATATTGTTGTTAGGGCACTTTAAAGCGCTCGACAGCGTTGCTAAAGGCATTATGGGGTTATTAACACTGGCTACTGTTATTGCGCTGGTTATTGCGTTTAGCAATGGCCCAATGGCGCCAGCTGACTATGTTGGCCCGTCACCGTACGAGCTGGCTATGCTCAGCTTTATGGTCGCGTTAATGGGCTGGATGCCAGCACCCATAGAAATATCGGCCCTCAGCTCGCTATGGCTCAAAGAAAAACAAACTCAGCAAGTGGTTACTAAAAGCCAAGGCTTGTTTGATTTTAACGTAGGCTATTGGCTAACAGCCTGCTTAGCATTGGTATTTTTTAGCTTAGGTGTGCTGGTGCAATACGGGCAAAGCAGCAGTATTGAGCTTGGCGGTGTTGCCTTTGCTAAACAGCTTATTGATATGTACGCACTGACTATTGGCGAGTGGGCAAGGCCGCTGGTATCAGCTATTGCTTTTTTATGTATGTTTGGCACTACACTTACCGTGCTTGACGGCTACGCACGTACACTTAACGAGTCACATAAATTGCTTGGTTTTGGGCAATCAAAACACAGCCTAAATATTTGGTTAATACTACAAGCACTAGCTGGCATGGCCGTTATTTTATTTTTTAAATCAGCTCTTGGCCCCATGCTTACCTTTGCCATGACACTTGCTTTTGTAACCACCCCCGTTTTTGCATGGCTTAACTTTAGCCTAGTTCGCTCAGAGCCAGCTATTAAGCACAGCGTATTACTGCGTAGCTTAACGTGGCTAGGCTTAGTGTATTTAGTTGGTTTTGCTGTTGCGTTTGTGGCGTGGAAACTAGCAGCCTAA